The following proteins are encoded in a genomic region of Mycolicibacterium rutilum:
- a CDS encoding phosphotransferase produces MSARTDRAVAAAVAAGTDLGLRVDDPRVLYDVFSVIVHLSPAPVVARVPTVLPPSYRIDPHAQTAQQRAELAVTAWLADRGFPVVAPSPLLPREPVRRDGFSMTFWQFVDETPAAEPDIIARMSRVAQLHAALREYRGELGFWVPFGTYIPDGLAQLRHSPELLPPADLERAQREWNVISPVLTSRATFEAAFPGAGVQPIHGDAPYHNMIATPDGELWSDFELVTTGAVESDLAMTGSEAIAAYDAAAVELGLRPTDPRVLAVTEAAGRLGAIAALAMAPELPMLVEGIAPVRDLWRDTAPITRI; encoded by the coding sequence GTGAGCGCGCGAACCGACCGCGCGGTCGCGGCCGCCGTCGCCGCCGGCACCGATCTCGGTCTGCGCGTGGATGATCCGCGCGTGCTCTATGACGTGTTCTCGGTCATCGTGCACCTGTCCCCCGCCCCGGTCGTTGCGCGGGTGCCCACCGTCCTACCGCCGTCCTACCGCATCGACCCGCACGCCCAGACCGCGCAGCAGCGTGCGGAACTCGCGGTCACCGCCTGGCTGGCGGACCGCGGATTCCCGGTCGTCGCGCCCAGCCCGCTGCTCCCGCGCGAACCCGTTCGCCGCGACGGGTTTTCGATGACGTTTTGGCAGTTCGTCGACGAGACACCCGCGGCCGAACCGGACATCATCGCCCGCATGAGCCGGGTGGCACAGCTGCACGCCGCCCTGCGCGAGTACCGGGGCGAGCTCGGCTTCTGGGTACCGTTCGGCACCTACATCCCCGACGGCCTCGCGCAACTGCGCCACTCACCCGAACTGTTGCCGCCAGCGGATCTCGAACGCGCACAACGTGAATGGAACGTCATCTCGCCGGTGCTCACGTCCCGCGCGACCTTCGAGGCAGCGTTCCCCGGCGCCGGCGTCCAACCCATCCACGGCGACGCGCCGTACCACAACATGATCGCCACCCCCGACGGCGAGCTGTGGTCGGACTTCGAGTTGGTGACGACGGGCGCGGTGGAATCCGATCTCGCGATGACCGGTTCCGAGGCGATCGCCGCCTATGACGCGGCGGCGGTCGAATTGGGCCTGCGCCCGACCGACCCGCGGGTGCTGGCGGTCACCGAGGCGGCGGGCAGGCTCGGCGCGATCGCCGCGCTGGCGATGGCCCCCGAACTGCCGATGCTCGTCGAGGGCATCGCGCCGGTGCGCGACCTCTGGCGCGACACCGCGCCGATCACCCGGATCTGA
- the otsB gene encoding trehalose-phosphatase: protein MLPADVQRALTSVAATPRLLITSDFDGTLAPIVNNPADARPLSAAADALVALADLPNTATALISGRALEVLRALSGMPPTVHLVGSHGAEFTSGFVHEVDTALLQRITSELEEIAAGKPGVTVETKPASVALHVRNASPADGETALAAAKDASASWGAQATAGKAVLEFAVIQTDKGEAVEILREQENATAVVFFGDDVTDEKAFRRLREADVGVKVGPGDTLAGYRVDSPEDVAAALEYLLRARASA, encoded by the coding sequence GTGCTCCCGGCCGACGTTCAGCGCGCGCTCACCTCGGTCGCCGCTACGCCGCGGCTGCTGATCACCTCCGACTTCGACGGCACGCTCGCGCCGATCGTGAACAACCCGGCCGACGCGCGTCCGCTGTCCGCCGCCGCCGACGCCCTGGTCGCGCTCGCCGATCTGCCGAACACCGCGACCGCGCTGATCTCCGGCAGGGCGCTGGAGGTGTTGCGCGCGCTGTCGGGGATGCCGCCGACGGTGCACCTCGTCGGGAGCCACGGCGCGGAGTTCACGTCGGGCTTCGTCCACGAGGTGGATACCGCTCTGCTGCAACGGATCACGTCCGAACTCGAGGAGATCGCCGCCGGCAAACCGGGCGTCACCGTGGAGACCAAGCCGGCCAGCGTCGCATTGCACGTGCGCAACGCCTCACCCGCCGACGGCGAGACCGCGCTCGCGGCCGCGAAGGACGCGTCGGCCTCCTGGGGTGCACAGGCCACGGCCGGCAAGGCGGTGCTCGAGTTCGCCGTGATCCAGACCGACAAGGGCGAAGCCGTCGAGATTCTGCGCGAGCAGGAAAACGCCACGGCAGTCGTGTTTTTCGGCGACGACGTGACCGACGAGAAGGCGTTTCGCCGGCTGCGTGAAGCTGATGTCGGCGTTAAGGTCGGGCCGGGCGACACGCTGGCCGGGTACCGCGTCGACAGCCCCGAGGACGTCGCCGCCGCGCTGGAGTACCTGTTGCGGGCGCGCGCGTCGGCGTGA
- a CDS encoding LacI family DNA-binding transcriptional regulator, with translation MPRSPTPRRRATLASLAAELKVSRTTISNAYNRPDQLSADLRERVLATAKRLGYPGPDPVARSLRTRKAGAVGLMITEPLNYSFSDPAALDFVAGLAESCEEAGQGLLLVAVGPNRDVNDGTAAVLAAGVDGFVVYSASDDDPYLAVVRQRHLPVVVVDQPMDVTGASRVCIDDRDAMRRLAEHVVGLGHREIGLLTMRLGRDRPAGDVGAAVADPERLQTPHFHVQRERIAGVVDAMTAAGLGPDALTVVESYDHLPTSGGAAAEVALAANPRLTALMCTADVLALSAMDYLRARGIYVPGQMTVTGFDGVPEALRRGLTTVAQPSVEKGRRAGRLLHQPPRSGLPVVDVLDTEVVRGRTSGPPA, from the coding sequence ATGCCGAGGAGTCCCACGCCACGACGGCGTGCCACCCTGGCCTCACTGGCCGCTGAGCTCAAGGTCTCGCGGACCACGATCTCCAACGCCTACAACCGGCCCGACCAGCTGTCGGCCGATCTGCGGGAGCGGGTGCTGGCCACCGCCAAGCGGCTCGGCTACCCCGGACCCGACCCGGTCGCGCGGTCGCTGCGCACCCGCAAGGCCGGTGCGGTCGGGCTGATGATCACCGAACCGCTGAACTACTCGTTCAGTGATCCGGCGGCGCTCGATTTCGTTGCCGGGCTGGCCGAATCGTGCGAGGAGGCCGGTCAGGGCCTGCTGCTCGTGGCCGTCGGCCCCAATCGCGACGTGAACGACGGCACGGCCGCCGTGCTGGCAGCGGGCGTGGACGGGTTCGTGGTGTACTCCGCCTCCGACGACGATCCGTATCTCGCGGTCGTCCGGCAGCGTCACCTGCCGGTGGTGGTGGTCGACCAGCCGATGGACGTGACGGGTGCGTCGCGGGTGTGCATCGACGACCGCGACGCGATGCGCCGGCTCGCCGAACACGTTGTGGGACTAGGACATCGCGAGATCGGGTTGCTGACGATGCGACTGGGCCGGGACCGCCCGGCCGGTGATGTCGGGGCCGCGGTCGCCGACCCGGAGCGGCTGCAGACACCGCACTTCCACGTGCAACGGGAACGCATCGCCGGGGTGGTCGACGCGATGACCGCGGCCGGGCTCGGTCCCGACGCGCTGACCGTGGTGGAGAGTTACGACCATTTGCCGACGTCGGGTGGCGCGGCGGCCGAGGTGGCGCTCGCCGCGAATCCGCGGTTGACCGCGCTGATGTGCACGGCCGACGTGCTGGCGCTGTCGGCGATGGACTATCTGCGGGCCCGGGGCATCTACGTGCCGGGGCAGATGACGGTCACCGGCTTCGACGGCGTGCCCGAGGCGCTGCGGCGCGGGCTGACGACGGTCGCGCAACCGAGCGTCGAGAAGGGCCGTCGCGCGGGCCGCCTGCTGCACCAGCCGCCGCGGTCGGGGTTGCCGGTCGTCGACGTGCTCGACACCGAGGTGGTCCGCGGCCGCACATCCGGACCGCCCGCCTGA
- a CDS encoding metal ABC transporter ATP-binding protein, with protein MSEPDTAALAFDDVSAARGGRLIWSEATFEVPPGGIVAVIGSNGAGKTTLLQIMLGLIPPASGHVKVFGQPPGALNKAIGYVPQNYAAISGEAIRARDAVMLGLTGHRWGFGRPSREDNRRVDEALAAVDATAVACKRLSQLSGGQRQRVALAEALVSKPQLLVLDEPLAALDLRSQREIVAMLERINTEFGVTIFVVAHDLNPLLGVLTSAIYLLDGHAHFDTLDGVVDEELLSHLYGTRVEVVHTPQGELYMRRA; from the coding sequence GTGTCCGAACCTGACACCGCGGCGCTGGCCTTCGACGACGTCAGCGCCGCCCGCGGCGGCCGCCTGATCTGGTCGGAGGCGACGTTCGAGGTCCCACCGGGCGGCATCGTCGCCGTCATCGGGTCGAATGGGGCGGGCAAGACCACCCTGCTGCAGATCATGCTCGGGCTCATCCCGCCGGCCTCCGGTCACGTCAAGGTCTTCGGGCAGCCGCCGGGAGCGCTGAACAAGGCGATCGGCTACGTGCCGCAGAACTACGCCGCGATCTCCGGCGAGGCGATCCGCGCCCGCGACGCCGTCATGCTCGGGCTGACCGGTCACCGGTGGGGGTTCGGCCGCCCGAGCCGCGAGGACAACCGGCGCGTCGACGAGGCGCTGGCCGCGGTCGACGCCACCGCTGTGGCCTGCAAACGGCTCTCGCAATTGTCCGGCGGTCAGCGGCAGCGGGTCGCGCTCGCCGAGGCGCTGGTCTCCAAGCCGCAGCTGCTGGTGCTCGACGAACCGCTCGCCGCCCTCGATCTGCGCAGCCAACGGGAGATCGTGGCCATGCTCGAGCGGATCAACACCGAGTTCGGGGTGACGATCTTCGTCGTCGCACACGACCTCAACCCGCTGCTGGGCGTACTGACAAGTGCCATCTACCTGCTCGACGGTCACGCGCACTTCGACACGCTCGACGGCGTCGTCGACGAGGAGCTGCTGAGCCACCTGTACGGCACCCGCGTGGAGGTCGTGCACACGCCGCAGGGCGAGCTGTACATGCGGAGGGCGTGA
- a CDS encoding metal ABC transporter permease: MTTSVVALGYQENWFDILTSVFMRNALIGGTIVALAAGLIGYFVIVRNTAFAAHALAHIGLPGATGAVLVGVPVALGLGVFCIGGALVIGALGRRAADREVATGTVLAMATGLGLFFNSLATRSSSTMTNVLFGNLLAISHQQIVMFAVLLIVLALSVGFIYRPLLFSSVNAQVADAKGVPVRALSVAFMALLGLAVTMAVQAVGTLLLFALVVTPAAAAIMLTPRPSTAIALSTGFSLASVWAGLSLSAMFNAPPSFVIVTVACSIWAVVWAAERGLRQTADQVLIT; the protein is encoded by the coding sequence ATGACCACCTCCGTCGTCGCGCTGGGCTATCAGGAGAACTGGTTCGACATCCTCACATCGGTCTTCATGCGCAACGCCCTGATCGGCGGCACCATCGTCGCGCTGGCAGCAGGTCTCATCGGCTACTTCGTCATCGTGCGCAACACCGCGTTCGCCGCGCACGCGCTGGCCCACATCGGGCTGCCGGGCGCGACCGGCGCCGTGCTGGTCGGCGTGCCGGTGGCACTCGGGCTCGGCGTGTTCTGCATCGGCGGGGCGCTGGTGATCGGCGCGCTGGGACGCCGCGCGGCCGACCGGGAGGTCGCCACCGGCACGGTCCTGGCCATGGCCACCGGTCTCGGCCTGTTCTTCAACTCCCTGGCCACCAGGAGCTCGAGCACGATGACCAACGTGCTGTTCGGCAACCTGCTGGCGATCTCGCACCAGCAGATCGTGATGTTCGCGGTTCTGCTGATCGTGCTGGCGCTGTCGGTCGGGTTCATCTACCGGCCGCTGCTGTTCAGCTCGGTCAACGCCCAGGTGGCCGACGCCAAGGGAGTTCCGGTGCGGGCCCTGTCGGTGGCGTTCATGGCGCTGCTGGGGCTGGCGGTCACCATGGCCGTGCAGGCCGTCGGCACGCTGCTGTTGTTCGCGCTCGTCGTCACGCCCGCCGCGGCCGCGATCATGCTGACCCCGCGACCGTCGACCGCGATCGCGTTGTCGACGGGTTTCAGCCTGGCGTCGGTGTGGGCGGGGCTGAGCCTGTCGGCGATGTTCAACGCGCCGCCCAGTTTCGTGATCGTCACCGTCGCGTGCAGCATCTGGGCGGTGGTGTGGGCGGCCGAGCGCGGGCTGCGGCAAACCGCCGATCAGGTGCTCATCACCTGA